One Actinomadura viridis genomic region harbors:
- the murD gene encoding UDP-N-acetylmuramoyl-L-alanine--D-glutamate ligase has protein sequence MDAQVVTSGEWAGRRVCVAGAGVSGRAAARVLAERGARVTLVEGRDGPEQRAHAAELEARGVTVRLGDGETLPEGTNLVVISPGWRPDAPLPAAAAAAGIETYGEVELAWRLRPAGAAPWLAITGTDGKTTVVRMLASILAAAGHDALAVGNVGTPIVEAVLEKHDVLAVELSSYQLYWSSSLAPLAAAVLNVAPDHLDWHGSMDAYIAAKAKIFGPGAGGTGDGAGPEGTLAVYNADDPVSAGLAEAARRRVGFTLGMPRPGTLGVVEDLLVDRALVGDPEREAAELAGLHDVRPFAPHNVANALAAAALARAYGVPPEAVREGLRAFVPDPHRIQHVAEIGGVTYINDSKATQPHAAAASLAAYESIVWIAGGLLKGLEVDELVRSCAGRLRGVVLLGRDRARIAEALARHAPDIPVVDVADTDTGAMDRVVNEAAALAEPGDTVLLAPVGASFDMFANYPARGDAFIAAVRRLPGAGPAGALPDGGGPR, from the coding sequence ATGGATGCCCAAGTCGTGACCTCGGGGGAGTGGGCGGGCCGTCGGGTCTGCGTGGCCGGCGCGGGGGTGTCGGGGCGGGCCGCGGCCCGCGTCCTGGCCGAACGGGGCGCCCGGGTCACGCTGGTCGAGGGCCGCGACGGGCCGGAGCAGCGCGCGCACGCCGCCGAGCTGGAGGCCCGCGGCGTGACGGTGCGGCTGGGCGACGGCGAGACCCTGCCCGAGGGCACCAACCTGGTCGTGATCTCCCCCGGCTGGCGTCCCGACGCGCCGCTGCCGGCCGCCGCGGCCGCCGCCGGGATCGAGACCTACGGCGAGGTGGAGCTGGCCTGGCGGCTGCGCCCGGCCGGCGCCGCCCCCTGGCTGGCGATCACCGGGACCGACGGCAAGACCACGGTCGTGCGGATGCTGGCGTCCATCCTCGCCGCCGCCGGGCACGACGCGCTCGCCGTCGGCAACGTGGGCACCCCCATCGTCGAGGCCGTCCTGGAGAAGCACGACGTCCTGGCGGTGGAGCTGTCCAGCTACCAGCTGTACTGGTCGAGCTCCCTGGCGCCGCTGGCCGCCGCCGTGCTGAACGTCGCGCCCGACCACCTCGACTGGCACGGCTCCATGGACGCCTACATCGCCGCCAAGGCCAAGATCTTCGGGCCCGGCGCGGGCGGCACCGGCGACGGTGCGGGGCCCGAGGGCACGCTGGCGGTCTACAACGCCGACGACCCGGTCTCGGCCGGGCTGGCCGAGGCCGCCCGGCGGCGGGTGGGCTTCACCCTGGGCATGCCGCGCCCCGGCACCCTCGGCGTGGTCGAGGACCTGCTGGTCGACCGCGCGCTGGTCGGCGACCCCGAACGGGAGGCCGCCGAGCTGGCGGGGCTGCACGACGTGCGTCCCTTCGCGCCGCACAACGTCGCCAACGCGCTCGCCGCGGCGGCCCTGGCCCGCGCCTACGGGGTGCCCCCCGAGGCGGTCCGCGAGGGCCTGCGCGCGTTCGTCCCCGACCCGCACCGCATCCAGCACGTCGCCGAGATCGGGGGCGTCACCTACATCAACGACTCCAAGGCCACCCAGCCGCACGCCGCGGCGGCCTCCCTCGCCGCCTACGAGTCCATCGTGTGGATCGCGGGCGGGCTGCTGAAGGGGCTGGAGGTCGACGAGCTGGTCCGCTCCTGCGCCGGCCGGCTGCGCGGCGTCGTCCTGCTGGGCCGTGACCGGGCACGGATCGCGGAGGCACTCGCGCGACACGCGCCCGATATTCCGGTCGTGGACGTCGCCGACACCGACACTGGGGCGATGGACCGCGTCGTGAACGAAGCCGCCGCCCTGGCCGAGCCGGGCGACACCGTGCTGCTCGCCCCCGTGGGGGCCTCCTTCGACATGTTCGCCAACTACCCGGCGCGCGGCGACGCGTTCATCGCGGCCGTGCGGCGGCTCCCCGGCGCGGGGCCGGCAGGCGCCCTCCCGGACGGCGGCGGACCCCGCTGA
- a CDS encoding UDP-N-acetylmuramoyl-L-alanyl-D-glutamate--2,6-diaminopimelate ligase encodes MRPTTNPARPLSGLAALLGATESGGARAAVTGITHDSRAVLPGDLYAALPGARAHGAQFAGQAAQKGAAAILTDPAGHERAAATGLPVLVVDDPRARLGDAAAWVYGEPARDLTLIGVTGTSGKTTTVYLLEAGLRAAGVETAVVGTVEMRIQDARLPSSLTTPEATDLHAIFAMMRERGVGAAAMEVSSHALEQGRVGGAHYEVAIFTNLSQDHLDYHPTMQDYFAAKARLFTPEYSRVGVVNLDDHYGRELIAVATIPVTTFSATGDPAADWRAEDVRVGADGSVFRVVGPGGIEADAGVQLTGPFNVANALAAIVALVEAGISLPAAVHGVAALPGVPGRLERVDEGQDFVTLVDYSHKPGAVEAVLTALRPVTEGRLAVVLGCGGDRDRGKRPLMGEAAARLADLAYFTDDNPRSEDSLAILAAMVEGGLKVPQEHRAHIVVEPDRAAAIGLAVARARSGDVLVIAGKGHEQGQYVAGEVHPFDDREVVREALRRRGAPPGPARAPSDLRGDGTQA; translated from the coding sequence ATGCGTCCGACCACCAATCCGGCCCGTCCGCTCTCCGGGCTCGCGGCGCTGCTCGGCGCCACCGAGAGCGGCGGCGCCCGCGCGGCGGTCACCGGCATCACCCACGACTCCCGCGCCGTGCTGCCGGGCGACCTGTACGCGGCGCTGCCGGGCGCCCGGGCGCACGGCGCCCAGTTCGCCGGCCAGGCCGCGCAGAAGGGCGCGGCGGCGATCCTGACCGACCCCGCCGGGCACGAGCGCGCCGCCGCGACCGGGCTGCCGGTGCTGGTGGTGGACGACCCCCGGGCCCGGCTCGGCGACGCCGCCGCCTGGGTGTACGGGGAGCCCGCCCGCGACCTGACGCTGATCGGGGTGACCGGGACCAGCGGCAAGACCACCACCGTCTACCTGCTGGAGGCGGGGCTGCGCGCCGCCGGGGTGGAGACGGCCGTGGTGGGGACCGTGGAGATGCGGATCCAGGACGCCCGGCTGCCCAGCTCGCTGACCACGCCCGAGGCCACCGACCTGCACGCGATCTTCGCGATGATGCGCGAGCGCGGCGTGGGCGCCGCCGCGATGGAGGTCTCCAGCCACGCGCTGGAGCAGGGCCGGGTCGGCGGGGCGCACTACGAGGTCGCGATCTTCACCAACCTCTCCCAGGACCACCTCGACTACCACCCGACCATGCAGGACTACTTCGCCGCCAAGGCCCGGCTGTTCACGCCGGAGTACTCCCGGGTCGGCGTGGTCAACCTCGACGACCATTACGGGCGCGAGCTGATCGCGGTCGCCACCATCCCGGTGACCACCTTCTCGGCCACCGGCGACCCGGCGGCCGACTGGCGGGCCGAGGACGTGCGGGTCGGCGCCGACGGCAGCGTCTTCCGGGTGGTGGGCCCCGGCGGCATCGAGGCCGACGCCGGCGTCCAGCTGACCGGCCCGTTCAACGTGGCCAACGCGCTGGCCGCGATCGTGGCGCTGGTGGAGGCGGGGATCTCGCTGCCCGCCGCGGTGCACGGTGTCGCCGCGCTGCCGGGCGTCCCGGGCCGGCTGGAGCGGGTCGACGAGGGCCAGGACTTCGTCACCCTGGTGGACTATTCCCACAAACCCGGCGCGGTGGAGGCGGTGCTCACGGCGCTGCGCCCGGTCACCGAGGGCCGGCTGGCGGTGGTGCTCGGCTGCGGCGGCGACCGCGACCGCGGCAAGCGGCCCCTCATGGGCGAGGCCGCGGCCCGGCTGGCCGACCTGGCCTACTTCACCGACGACAACCCCAGGTCGGAGGATTCGCTCGCGATCCTCGCCGCTATGGTCGAGGGCGGGCTCAAGGTGCCGCAGGAGCACCGGGCGCACATCGTGGTGGAACCCGACCGCGCCGCGGCGATCGGGCTGGCGGTCGCCCGGGCCCGGAGCGGCGACGTGCTCGTGATCGCCGGCAAGGGGCACGAGCAGGGCCAGTACGTGGCGGGCGAGGTGCACCCCTTCGACGACCGCGAGGTCGTCCGGGAGGCGCTGCGGCGCCGTGGCGCCCCGCCGGGGCCCGCGCGGGCGCCGTCGGATCTGAGAGGGGACGGGACGCAGGCGTGA
- the mraY gene encoding phospho-N-acetylmuramoyl-pentapeptide-transferase, with protein MTNIIIAAGIALIIGMVGTPVWIRIVNRLGYGQMIREEGPSGHQGKRGTPTMGGTVFIVGSLAGYAGAHLFDGTMPTVSGLLVLFLMTGLGLVGFVDDYIKVFKQRSLGLRSGAKMIGIILVGVVFAIASLNFPNGYDITPASPHLSFLRDFGPSIGPYLFVVWALLLIAAMSNGVNLTDGLDGLAAGPAGMVLAAYVIIGNWQLRNSCYDFALAPNCYSVRDPLDLAVVAAAVLGGVFGFLWWNAPPAKIFMGDTGSLALGGVLVGLAILTRTQFLLAILCGLIVMITLSVMIQVGGFKLTKKRVFKMAPLQHHFELSGWAETTIVVRFWLMSALFTAIGLGLFYLEWMPKS; from the coding sequence ATGACCAACATCATCATCGCGGCCGGGATCGCGCTGATCATCGGCATGGTCGGCACCCCGGTGTGGATCCGGATCGTCAACCGGCTGGGCTACGGCCAGATGATCCGCGAGGAGGGCCCCTCCGGCCACCAGGGCAAGCGCGGCACGCCCACCATGGGCGGCACCGTGTTCATCGTCGGCTCGCTGGCCGGGTACGCCGGGGCGCACCTGTTCGACGGCACCATGCCGACCGTGTCGGGCCTGCTGGTGCTGTTCCTGATGACCGGGCTCGGGCTGGTCGGGTTCGTCGACGACTACATCAAGGTGTTCAAGCAGCGCAGCCTGGGCCTGCGCAGCGGCGCCAAGATGATCGGCATCATCCTGGTGGGCGTGGTCTTCGCGATCGCCTCGCTGAACTTCCCCAACGGGTACGACATCACCCCCGCCTCCCCCCACCTGTCGTTCCTGCGCGACTTCGGCCCCTCGATCGGCCCGTACCTGTTCGTGGTGTGGGCCCTGCTGCTGATCGCCGCGATGTCCAACGGCGTCAACCTCACCGACGGCCTGGACGGCCTGGCCGCCGGCCCCGCCGGCATGGTGCTGGCCGCCTACGTGATCATCGGCAACTGGCAGCTGCGCAACAGCTGCTACGACTTCGCGCTGGCGCCCAACTGCTACAGCGTGCGCGACCCGCTCGACCTCGCCGTGGTCGCGGCGGCGGTGCTGGGCGGCGTGTTCGGCTTCCTGTGGTGGAACGCCCCGCCCGCCAAGATCTTCATGGGCGACACCGGCTCGCTGGCGCTGGGCGGCGTGCTGGTCGGCCTGGCCATCCTCACCCGCACCCAGTTCCTGCTGGCCATCCTGTGCGGCCTGATCGTCATGATCACGCTGTCGGTGATGATCCAGGTCGGCGGGTTCAAGCTCACCAAGAAACGCGTGTTCAAGATGGCCCCGCTGCAGCACCACTTCGAGCTGTCGGGGTGGGCCGAGACCACCATCGTCGTCCGGTTCTGGCTGATGTCGGCGCTGTTCACCGCGATCGGCCTCGGACTGTTCTACCTGGAATGGATGCCCAAGTCGTGA
- a CDS encoding penicillin-binding protein 2 encodes MTPGPGRGAAGPPPGRRRGSAGRTSRDPSGGDDKNKKSGPGAARASGRKKGDPPRSPGGAGSTRRPARNGMVPPPRSGAGGAGGAGGSGKKSGGKGASAKTSAAKGSAGASKAPAPKAPAPKAPSPKAPAAKGAKAAPRRAPATRTPAKPTAKPPARTSASRSEGRPPARRRTAPGGGSGGGRGGGSQGRPPRPRVPFHRRDPVKRLNVGLLVVAFVLSLFAGRLVQLQTIESGSYSELAMKQRLQTIDLPAVRGDITDAQGNPLAMTVEARAIFADPFMIKPEKRQGIVNALAPTLGLDPARVMKIISTPDSRFEYLAHGVRPDQARLVMGFRFLGIGTLPEYRRQYPNDSLAAGVIGFVNAEGRGAAGLEYSMNRQLAGSAGWQRVEISPEGQHIPMGEDQKRPPVPGRGVRLTLMRDLQFQAQRAIERQVQATGARSGSVIVMDPRDGRLLALASAPGYDPNDYGKSAPGRWGSPIVQEEYEPGSTGKVVTAAAVLEKGGVRPDTAFTVPDRVKRYDRTFRDSHPHPTQRLTFAGVLATSSNVGTILASERIPQQTLYQSLRDFGFGERTGVGLPAETAGKLQPPAKWSGTDRYAIAFGQSMTVNALQMASVYATIANGGIRVAPNLVAGTTDDDGTFTAAAKPESRQVISSETARQIRDMLEGVASPEGTAPKARIPGYRVAGKTGTAEIVNPRCGCYDGSGYTASFAGFAPADDPQLVVQVVLQGPRKGSHYGGDAAAPVFKDVMGFALQSRKIPPTESKPPIIKIHARD; translated from the coding sequence GTGACACCGGGGCCGGGACGCGGAGCGGCGGGCCCGCCGCCTGGCCGTAGGCGCGGTTCCGCGGGACGGACGTCCCGCGACCCCTCGGGGGGCGACGACAAGAACAAGAAGAGCGGCCCGGGCGCGGCGCGCGCGTCCGGGCGTAAGAAGGGCGACCCGCCGCGGTCACCGGGCGGTGCCGGCTCCACCCGCCGGCCCGCCCGGAACGGCATGGTCCCGCCGCCGCGCTCCGGGGCCGGCGGCGCGGGCGGCGCGGGCGGCTCGGGCAAGAAGTCCGGCGGCAAGGGGGCGTCGGCCAAGACGTCCGCGGCCAAGGGGTCGGCGGGAGCGTCCAAGGCCCCTGCGCCCAAGGCCCCTGCGCCCAAGGCTCCCTCGCCCAAGGCCCCCGCGGCCAAGGGGGCCAAGGCCGCCCCGCGCAGGGCCCCCGCGACCAGGACCCCGGCCAAGCCCACGGCCAAGCCCCCTGCGAGGACGTCGGCCAGCAGGTCGGAGGGCAGGCCCCCGGCCCGCCGCCGCACCGCCCCGGGCGGCGGCTCGGGCGGCGGCCGCGGCGGGGGCTCCCAGGGCAGGCCGCCCCGTCCCCGGGTCCCGTTCCACCGGCGCGACCCGGTCAAGCGCCTCAACGTCGGGCTGCTGGTCGTGGCGTTCGTGCTGTCGCTGTTCGCCGGGCGGCTGGTGCAGCTGCAGACCATCGAGTCCGGCTCCTACAGCGAGCTGGCGATGAAGCAGCGCCTGCAGACCATCGACCTGCCCGCCGTCCGGGGCGACATCACCGACGCGCAGGGCAACCCGCTGGCGATGACGGTGGAGGCCCGCGCGATCTTCGCCGACCCGTTCATGATCAAGCCGGAGAAGCGGCAGGGGATCGTGAACGCGCTGGCGCCGACCCTGGGGCTGGACCCGGCGCGGGTGATGAAGATCATCAGCACCCCCGACAGCCGCTTCGAGTACCTGGCGCACGGCGTCCGGCCCGACCAGGCGCGCCTGGTGATGGGGTTCAGGTTCCTGGGCATCGGCACGCTGCCGGAATACCGCCGCCAGTACCCGAACGACTCCCTCGCCGCGGGCGTCATAGGTTTCGTGAACGCCGAGGGCAGGGGCGCCGCCGGGCTGGAGTACTCGATGAACCGGCAGCTGGCGGGGAGCGCCGGCTGGCAGCGGGTCGAGATCAGCCCGGAGGGCCAGCACATCCCGATGGGCGAGGACCAGAAGCGCCCGCCGGTCCCCGGCCGCGGGGTGCGGCTGACGCTGATGCGCGACCTCCAGTTCCAGGCGCAGCGGGCGATCGAGCGGCAGGTCCAGGCGACCGGCGCGCGCAGCGGCAGCGTCATCGTGATGGACCCCCGGGACGGGCGGCTGCTGGCCCTGGCCTCGGCGCCCGGCTACGACCCCAACGACTACGGCAAGTCCGCGCCCGGCCGGTGGGGCAGCCCCATCGTCCAGGAGGAGTACGAGCCGGGGTCCACCGGCAAGGTCGTCACCGCCGCCGCCGTGCTGGAGAAGGGCGGGGTGCGGCCCGACACGGCGTTCACCGTCCCCGACCGGGTCAAGCGGTACGACCGGACCTTCCGCGACTCCCATCCGCATCCCACCCAGCGGCTCACGTTCGCCGGGGTGCTGGCCACCTCCAGCAACGTGGGCACGATCCTGGCCAGCGAGCGGATCCCGCAGCAGACGCTCTACCAGTCCCTGCGCGACTTCGGCTTCGGCGAGCGCACCGGCGTGGGCCTGCCCGCCGAGACGGCCGGGAAGCTCCAGCCGCCGGCCAAGTGGTCGGGCACCGACCGCTACGCGATCGCGTTCGGCCAGTCGATGACGGTGAACGCGCTCCAGATGGCCAGCGTCTACGCCACCATCGCCAACGGCGGGATCCGGGTGGCGCCCAACCTGGTCGCCGGCACCACCGACGACGACGGCACCTTCACCGCCGCGGCGAAGCCGGAGAGCAGGCAGGTGATCAGCTCGGAGACGGCCCGCCAGATCCGGGACATGCTGGAGGGGGTCGCCTCGCCCGAGGGGACCGCCCCCAAGGCGCGCATCCCCGGCTACCGGGTCGCGGGCAAGACCGGCACGGCCGAGATCGTCAACCCGCGTTGCGGTTGTTACGACGGCAGCGGCTACACCGCCTCGTTCGCCGGATTCGCCCCCGCCGACGATCCGCAATTGGTCGTCCAGGTGGTTCTGCAGGGGCCGCGGAAGGGAAGCCACTATGGTGGCGATGCGGCGGCCCCCGTCTTCAAGGACGTGATGGGCTTCGCCCTGCAGAGCCGCAAGATCCCGCCGACGGAGAGCAAACCGCCGATCATCAAGATCCACGCCCGGGACTGA
- a CDS encoding UDP-N-acetylmuramoyl-tripeptide--D-alanyl-D-alanine ligase, producing the protein MIPLPLSTIAELTGGALDGLSPAGGDAPAHPVVTGPVVTGPVVIDSRAAGPGSLFAAFRGERADGHDFAAAALAAGAAGVLAERPVGGPAVVVEDVRHALGLLARGVLARLPEATVIGVTGSAGKTSTKDLIARVVERAGATVAPPGSFNNEIGLPLTVLRADERTRHLVLEMGARGIGHIAYLAGIAPPRVGVVLNVGTAHIGEFGGRDGIAAAKSELAEAVPAGGTVILNADDPLVLAMAARTEAEVVTFGRSGRADVRAAGERLDEAGRPRFSLVTPEGTAPVEMRLHGAHAVANALAAAAVGRAVGLPPEEIAEVLSEARPASRWRMEVTERADGVTVVNDAYNANPDSTRAAVDVLAHMARGRRAFAVLGEMAELGPGSAAEHAKIGQHVARSGIAGLVVVGENAAPMAEGADQVASWTGECVQVDDVGAAVTVLSERLRPRDVVLVKGSRVAGMERIAERLLQDGAGAGTAAVETAGGTAGGDRA; encoded by the coding sequence GTGATCCCACTTCCGCTGTCGACGATCGCGGAGCTGACGGGCGGTGCCCTCGACGGGCTCTCCCCGGCGGGCGGTGACGCCCCGGCCCACCCCGTGGTCACGGGTCCCGTGGTCACCGGCCCCGTGGTGATCGACTCCCGGGCTGCCGGTCCCGGGTCGCTGTTCGCCGCGTTCCGGGGCGAGCGGGCCGACGGGCACGACTTCGCCGCGGCGGCGCTGGCGGCCGGGGCCGCCGGGGTCCTCGCCGAGCGCCCCGTCGGCGGCCCCGCCGTGGTCGTCGAGGACGTACGGCACGCGCTCGGCCTGCTGGCCCGCGGCGTGCTGGCCCGGCTGCCGGAGGCCACCGTCATCGGGGTCACCGGATCGGCCGGGAAGACCTCCACCAAGGACCTGATCGCCCGGGTCGTCGAGCGCGCCGGGGCCACGGTCGCCCCGCCCGGCTCGTTCAACAACGAGATCGGGCTGCCGCTGACGGTGCTGCGCGCCGACGAGCGGACCCGGCACCTGGTGCTGGAGATGGGTGCGCGTGGAATCGGTCACATCGCCTACCTCGCCGGGATCGCCCCGCCCCGCGTCGGCGTGGTGCTCAACGTCGGCACCGCGCACATCGGCGAGTTCGGCGGGCGGGACGGCATCGCCGCCGCCAAGAGCGAGCTGGCCGAGGCGGTGCCCGCCGGCGGCACCGTGATCCTCAACGCCGACGACCCCCTGGTCCTGGCGATGGCCGCCCGCACCGAGGCCGAGGTCGTCACGTTCGGCCGGTCCGGCCGGGCCGACGTCCGCGCCGCCGGCGAGCGCCTGGACGAGGCGGGCCGGCCCCGGTTCTCGCTGGTCACCCCCGAGGGCACGGCTCCGGTGGAGATGCGCCTGCACGGCGCGCACGCGGTCGCCAACGCGCTGGCCGCCGCCGCCGTGGGCCGCGCGGTGGGCCTGCCGCCGGAGGAGATCGCCGAGGTCCTGTCGGAGGCCCGCCCGGCCAGCCGGTGGCGGATGGAGGTCACCGAGCGGGCCGACGGCGTCACGGTGGTCAACGACGCCTACAACGCCAACCCGGACTCGACGCGGGCCGCGGTCGACGTGCTGGCCCACATGGCCCGGGGCCGCCGCGCCTTCGCCGTTCTGGGCGAAATGGCCGAACTGGGCCCCGGCTCGGCGGCGGAACATGCCAAGATCGGGCAGCATGTCGCGCGCAGCGGCATCGCCGGCCTCGTCGTCGTCGGTGAGAACGCCGCGCCGATGGCCGAAGGGGCCGACCAGGTGGCGTCATGGACGGGAGAGTGCGTACAGGTGGATGACGTCGGCGCGGCGGTGACCGTGCTCAGCGAGCGGCTCAGGCCGCGGGACGTCGTACTGGTGAAGGGCTCTCGCGTCGCCGGGATGGAACGCATCGCCGAGCGTCTGCTCCAGGACGGGGCCGGGGCCGGGACGGCGGCCGTGGAGACCGCGGGCGGCACCGCCGGGGGTGACCGCGCATGA
- the rsmH gene encoding 16S rRNA (cytosine(1402)-N(4))-methyltransferase RsmH translates to MEAGQPAAGSGHVPVMLDRVLELLGPAVQVTGREPVYLDATLGLGGHAEAMLEAHPRLRLVGLDRDTTALERSARRLARFGDRARLEHAVYDELPDVLERLGVPRVDAVLFDLGVSSPQLDEAERGFAYSYDAPLDMRMDRTQSLTAADVVNGYPPAELARILREYGEERFAQRIAAAIVRERERAPLDSTRRLADLVRTSIPAATRRTGGNPAKRTFQALRIEVNGELDTWRRALPAALAALPVGGRIVVLSYHSLEDRITKQVLAAQAADTTPPELPVTLPEHRPRFRLLTRGAELPSDEETTTNPRAGSVRLRAAERLREAR, encoded by the coding sequence ATGGAGGCGGGTCAGCCCGCGGCCGGATCCGGTCACGTACCGGTCATGCTCGATCGCGTACTGGAGCTGCTCGGGCCCGCGGTCCAGGTCACCGGACGGGAACCGGTCTACCTCGACGCGACCCTCGGTCTCGGCGGCCACGCCGAGGCCATGCTGGAGGCCCATCCCCGGCTCAGGCTGGTGGGGCTCGACCGCGACACCACGGCCCTGGAGCGCTCCGCCCGGCGGCTGGCACGCTTCGGCGACCGGGCGCGGCTGGAGCACGCCGTCTACGACGAGCTGCCGGACGTCCTCGAACGGCTGGGGGTGCCGCGCGTCGACGCGGTCCTCTTCGACCTCGGGGTGTCCTCGCCGCAGCTGGACGAGGCCGAGCGCGGCTTCGCCTATTCCTACGACGCCCCGCTGGACATGCGGATGGACCGTACCCAGAGCCTGACGGCGGCCGACGTGGTCAACGGCTACCCGCCCGCCGAGCTGGCCCGCATCCTGCGCGAGTACGGCGAGGAGCGGTTCGCCCAGCGGATCGCCGCCGCCATCGTCCGCGAGCGCGAGCGCGCCCCCCTCGACTCCACCAGGCGGCTGGCCGACCTGGTGCGCACCTCGATCCCGGCCGCCACCCGCCGTACCGGCGGCAACCCGGCCAAGCGGACCTTCCAGGCGCTGCGCATCGAGGTGAACGGGGAGCTGGACACCTGGCGGCGGGCCCTGCCCGCGGCCCTCGCCGCCCTGCCGGTCGGCGGGCGGATCGTCGTGCTCTCCTACCACTCCCTCGAGGACCGCATCACCAAGCAGGTCCTCGCCGCCCAGGCGGCCGACACCACCCCGCCGGAACTGCCCGTCACGCTGCCCGAGCACCGGCCGCGCTTCCGGCTGCTCACCCGCGGCGCCGAGCTGCCCTCCGACGAGGAGACCACGACCAACCCACGGGCCGGGTCGGTGCGGCTGCGCGCCGCCGAACGGCTCCGGGAGGCGAGATGA
- the mraZ gene encoding division/cell wall cluster transcriptional repressor MraZ — MFLGTHAPRLDDKGRLFLPAKYREELSGGLVITKGQERCLYVFPMAEFQRITEALRAAPVTERSVRAYSRVFFASASDEVPDKQGRVTIPQPLRAYAGLTRECTVIGANTRLEIWDTKAWEAYLEQEEQAFAEVSEEVLPGIL; from the coding sequence TTGTTTCTCGGCACCCATGCCCCGCGCCTCGACGACAAGGGACGACTGTTCCTGCCGGCGAAGTATCGCGAGGAGCTGTCGGGGGGATTGGTGATCACGAAGGGCCAGGAACGCTGCCTGTACGTCTTCCCCATGGCGGAGTTCCAGCGCATCACCGAGGCGCTTCGTGCCGCACCGGTCACCGAGAGGTCCGTCCGGGCCTACAGCCGCGTCTTCTTCGCCAGCGCCTCCGACGAGGTCCCCGACAAGCAGGGACGCGTCACGATCCCGCAGCCGCTGCGCGCGTACGCGGGTCTCACCCGCGAGTGCACCGTCATCGGGGCCAACACGCGCCTGGAGATCTGGGACACCAAGGCATGGGAGGCCTACCTCGAGCAGGAGGAGCAGGCCTTCGCCGAGGTCTCGGAGGAGGTGTTGCCAGGGATCCTCTGA
- the ftsW gene encoding putative lipid II flippase FtsW, whose product MSTAMPAEERPSGRSGPREQVAAAVGLLDRPLTSYYLVLGCSFMLLALGLTMVLSASLVKQIQETGSAYTLFQKQAIWVSIGLPCMWLASRLPVKTFRALAYPLLLLSIVALLLVLVPGLGRAAGGATRWIDLGAVQIQPSEPAKLALVLWGADLLARKERLGQLTEWKPLLVPLLPGAGLLVMLVMLGSDLGTTLVLLTIFLALLWVVGAPGRLFVGMAGLVGLLVAILIVVEPYRMQRLTGFLDQSGDPLGARYQGTQGLYAVASGGWFGTGLGEGRAKWDFLPHAETDFIFAIVGEEFGLVGTLVVLSLFGLLAYAGLRIARRVKDPFTRLAAAGATAWLVVQAIVNIGAVIGVLPITGIPLPLVSYGGSALIPTLIALGMLLAFAKREPGARQALAARGPGPVLRALSWLGLARR is encoded by the coding sequence ATGAGCACCGCGATGCCGGCCGAGGAGCGCCCCTCCGGGCGCTCCGGGCCGCGTGAGCAGGTCGCCGCCGCAGTCGGTCTCCTCGACCGGCCCCTGACCTCGTACTACCTGGTGCTGGGCTGCTCGTTCATGCTGCTGGCGCTCGGGCTGACCATGGTGCTGTCGGCGTCGCTGGTCAAGCAGATCCAGGAGACCGGCTCGGCCTACACGCTGTTCCAGAAGCAGGCGATCTGGGTGTCCATCGGGCTGCCGTGCATGTGGCTGGCCTCCCGCCTGCCGGTCAAGACCTTCCGTGCCCTGGCCTACCCGCTGCTGCTGCTGTCGATCGTGGCGCTGCTGCTGGTGCTGGTCCCCGGCCTGGGCCGCGCGGCGGGCGGCGCCACCCGCTGGATCGACCTGGGCGCGGTGCAGATCCAGCCGTCCGAGCCCGCCAAGCTCGCGCTGGTCCTGTGGGGGGCCGACCTGCTGGCCCGCAAGGAACGGCTCGGCCAGCTCACCGAGTGGAAGCCGCTGCTGGTCCCGCTGCTGCCCGGCGCCGGGCTGCTGGTGATGCTGGTGATGCTGGGCAGCGACCTGGGCACGACGCTGGTACTGCTCACGATCTTCCTGGCGCTCCTGTGGGTCGTGGGCGCCCCCGGCCGGCTCTTCGTGGGCATGGCCGGGCTGGTGGGCCTGCTGGTGGCGATCCTCATCGTCGTCGAGCCGTACCGGATGCAGCGGCTCACCGGCTTCCTGGACCAGTCCGGGGACCCGCTCGGGGCCCGCTACCAGGGCACCCAGGGCCTGTACGCGGTCGCCTCGGGCGGCTGGTTCGGCACCGGCCTGGGCGAGGGGCGGGCCAAGTGGGACTTCCTCCCGCACGCCGAGACCGACTTCATCTTCGCGATCGTCGGAGAGGAGTTCGGACTGGTGGGTACGCTCGTGGTGCTCAGCCTGTTCGGGCTGCTGGCCTACGCGGGCCTGCGGATCGCCAGGCGCGTCAAGGACCCGTTCACCCGGCTGGCCGCGGCCGGCGCCACCGCCTGGCTGGTGGTGCAGGCGATCGTGAACATCGGGGCGGTGATCGGTGTGCTCCCCATCACGGGGATCCCGCTGCCGCTGGTCTCCTACGGGGGGTCGGCGCTGATCCCGACCCTGATCGCGCTCGGCATGCTGCTGGCCTTCGCCAAGCGCGAGCCCGGCGCGCGCCAGGCACTGGCCGCACGAGGTCCCGGACCGGTCCTGCGGGCTCTAAGCTGGCTGGGCCTGGCACGGCGCTGA